A single region of the Chionomys nivalis chromosome 5, mChiNiv1.1, whole genome shotgun sequence genome encodes:
- the Rnf152 gene encoding E3 ubiquitin-protein ligase RNF152 → METLSQDSLLECQICFNYYSPRRRPKLLDCKHTCCSVCLQQMRTSQKDVRCPWCRGITKLPPGFSVSQLPDDPEVLAVIAIPHTSEHTPVFIKLPSNGCYMLPLPISKERTLLPGDMGCRLLPGSQQKSLTVVTIPAEQQPLQSGAPQEAVEEEPDRRGVVKSSTWSGVCTVILVACVLVFLLGIVLHNMSCISKRFTVISCG, encoded by the coding sequence ATGGAGACGCTCTCCCAGGATTCCCTGCTGGAATGTCAGATCTGTTTTAATTATTACAGCCCGCGACGAAGGCCCAAGTTGTTGGATTGCAAGCACACCTGCTGCTCGGTGTGTCTCCAGCAGATGAGGACCAGCCAGAAAGATGTAAGGTGCCCTTGGTGCCGTGGCATCACCAAGTTACCCCCAGGCTTCTCTGTATCACAGCTGCCCGATGACCCCGAGGTCCTGGCCGTCATCGCTATACCGCACACTTCTGAGCACACCCCAGTCTTCATCAAACTTCCAAGCAATGGGTGCTACATGCTGCCCCTGCCCATCTCTAAGGAGCGTACGCTCCTGCCAGGAGACATGGGCTGCCGTCTGCTGCCAGGGAGCCAGCAGAAGTCCCTCACTGTGGTGACCATCCCTGCAGAACAGCAGCCTCTTCAGAGTGGAGCTCCCCAAGAGGCCGTGGAGGAGGAGCCTGACAGGCGGGGTGTGGTGAAGAGTTCCACGTGGTCTGGCGTGTGCACTGTCATCTTGGTGGCCTGTGTCTTGGTCTTCCTCCTGGGCATTGTGCTACACAACATGTCTTGCATCTCCAAGCGCTTCACTGTGATATCCTGTGGTTGA